Below is a genomic region from Kryptolebias marmoratus isolate JLee-2015 linkage group LG12, ASM164957v2, whole genome shotgun sequence.
ATAAAAGTAGTTCCTTAGACCCAATATAAATTTTTAAAGTAAGGATAATCTTTCTTAACTGCAAAATGAGCTTCCATGGTGTTTGTTTACACTAATAAAACTGATAgtgtaaataaatctgatgcACATTTTGCTGTAGCCACTTAGTAACactatgtatttaaaaaatctggaacatttcaatgaggaaaaaatgcattagataaaaatgttgttttgatattttcaaactttttatgaCCTATTTATCCTTCAGTTCTAATTTACAAGGCATCAGGTTGTTTGTGCATCAGCtacttaaaaagaaagaaatgtgcaaatttAAATGTGCTGAAAATCACGAGCTACGTCTTCACAGGACATGTCGACATCACTGCTTTAAGCTGGTCTTTGTAGctgacatttcatttttttcgtCACGTGATTGTCCTTGAATGTAACCCACCGGTAAAGCTTGACTGGGGTCTTCTCCCGCCATGAACTGAACCTTCACAGCGATGTTTCTCACTGACCCCTGACGACTGTTGAAGTTCAGACTTTGTGGGTAAACATAGAGCAGGTTCCTGAGCGGTCAAGTATTGCATAAAAAGGTGGAAGAAGGGGGAGACAACAAAAGCAGAGCttcataaatgtaaaactgtgaTAAGCAAACTTTTAATGCTTCctaatctgtcattttttttcagctataTCAACAATATCTCCGATAATTATGCTTCAGTCTTTCCTGACAAACACTGAAAGTCTGGATTTAAGAAAAagggcacacatcagaggagTGTGACCCAACAGTTTTCAGTAGTGAATGTCACCACCTCTTATCCAAATCAAACATCAGGGGTAAATATTGTTCATATTTTGAAACAGCTGATATTAGTCACGTCAAAGGGAAAATGACTCTTCaccttaaaaaattaaaacatgaatatatACTAACTGAACATATCCTGATACTTCTCATTACTATTTTTAGCTCCAAAGAAGGGTTTTGCATATATTAGTATGTATGTTGTAAGAGTTTGTGACCTAAATGCCAAAATTAGTCCAGGTGTTTGTGCTTTGAGAGAAGGTCACTGAGACCAAGGCCACGCACTAGACCTGTGATCAAACCACAAAAAGCTAATATTTTACCATGGCATTGCATGAGCAATCACTATAAAAGGCACACAAGCCTCCAGATTCATCATTTTGTAGCCGATGCCAACCTCTGCACAGCTCGGAAAATAATGCATCATTTTACAGCATTATTTCCAAGTTTGCATCAGCTTTAcagcaattcttttttttaactggacaTATTGCtgtagcaaaatatatatatatatataaagtttttAACACCTGAGACAAGTAAGTAGGAAAAAGTTATCAGAATGATCTGGAGTCTGTGCCTGCTTTGTGTAGCTGGGGGTTTGAGTGCAGTCCATGCAGGCCCCATCAGGAAGACGGGCCGGATGGAAGACAAGGCCGCGCCACAGGAAGAAGTCAACGTGCTCATGTTTGGAGTCATACAGCTCAGCGAATCGCTTAGCTATGTGTTTGAAACCACCGAGGCgaagatgaaaaaaatcagccagacgCTGAAGGCTCACGAAGATACTCTCCAAAAGCTGGGGAAGCAGACCGAGCAGGCCGCAGAGACCGAGCAACAGATAAAAGAAGTCGTACAGCTGCTACAGGTaggaaacaacagaacaatGTAAACAATGGATTCTTCATGGAAGGCTGAATAAGATAATGTGTAGTAAAATCTGCGGAAGCACAGATGGGTTGAGGCAGCGTATCAAGTGAGTCCCTATCAGAGTAAACTGCTGCAGACATAACACAAACATAACAATGCTGACGCTATTTCTATAATAAGTCTTATACTGCTGAATGAGCTTCAACAtcaaaccatttctttttataatcaTCTCATGATGATTTCATTTACTGCATTTTCCTCGTGTGCATGAATAGATCATATTCTTTCATTCATGATAGGGTATTCAAAAGCATGAGAGTGATGTATGTTATATTCTGGGACAGGCAGCTGCCAGCTTCACTGAGACTGTTGTTGAAGAAGAGAATAACATGAGCAGATGTTCTTTTGTCAGGCCCAGATGGCAAAGCAACAGGCTCAGACCCAGATGACTAAGAACCAGCTGAACAGCATCGAGAAGGACGAGGAGGAACTGAAGACAAAAGTGAAAAGGCTGGAGATGTATCTCAACAACTCTGCACTTGACAGCATCAAGGAGCTGAAGGTAAATCTGAAAACTCCCCAAGGCGACTCAAAAGTAACTCATTgtcaaaaaaatctaataaactatgtttttttttttcattttaactgtatCCCTGCTTTTAGGATCGAGCTGAAGAGCACTCCAACATCTTGCAGGGTTTACAACTTTTGACCCACTTTCAAAAGGAGAATCTCAAAAATCAGAATGAGCAGCTTTCCAAACTGCAGAAAATGGTAATGTGCTTGCACcacacatttcatgtttttttctttttagttttaatcaatTTCTTTTCACCAACTTTGCTGTTTTCCATCCTTCTTCCAGAGAGGAGCGATGGCGTAGTCGTTTCAAGATGCACCACTACTCTGAATGAAGAAGTCCATGGAGATTTTAACTCCTCATTGTCACTGCACTCCCTTCTGACCAAGATATGCTGTTGATCGATTGTGTATTCACAAAATGTAAccttatattttcatttaaccaTGTGTTTTTGTCCTGGTTGATGTGGCTCTTGTACCTTTTACTGGAgtatttttgtaccttttatgTCTTCATGTTCATAgcaatgtttttacaaaaaatatacatcaaGAATAGGCTGTTAAGTGATTAAAAACTATATTAgaatcttttcttgtttgtaaatgaattatttaaacaagTATGAAAAAAGTcacttgctttttttctttttttatcttaaacaaCACATCAAAAATACTACattacaattaaaacaatttttctgATACCCTCTATCCTGCTTGCGTAAAACTACAGAATGACctaaatacaggaaaaaaaaaatcaatattcaCACATGGACACATGGAGAGGCACGCATGCAATGAACGGTTGAATATGTATTTGTTCAACAGGTCAAGCGTCTGTTTGCGTGGGTGCACCTTTGAAAGCTGAACACTCACCTGTACGTGGTGTGCGGCGTGTATACATTGCGAGCGGGGAACTCCAGCACCTCTTTGGTTGGCCGAACACGCGGGTCTGGGTAAGGCTTCACATGCAGCAGTTCTGGCGACAGACAATAATGCGGCAAGTCTGGAGCTGGAGATATGTCGATCTTCAACtgagctaaaagacaaaacaaataatttgatgcatggcaaaaccaaacaaagttAAATTAACATCAGTGATGAACCTTTAAGCATAAATTCATATGCTGATTATGAGAGGGTGTTGTGTTTACCTGTGACAGGCCTCAGTCGTCGCAGGACGGAGGACGGCCTGCGCATATCTGCCAAAAATTTGTAGAGGTCCTCATCACTCAGTCTATCACCCTCCTTggtataaacaaacaaagatgcaAAGTTAACAGGATACTCATAATACTTTTTATCTACATCAAGAATGAGCTGAACACTGTGATTCTGactgaaaatgcagaaaactgtGAGATCTACATGTGGACGCTTGGGttgaactgtttatttatttcaatattgCTCTGAAAATGTCCTGCATTAGGAGAGCTGTGTCCTGTAGAGATTTTCAAGGTTTGCTTATTTTAATACAATTAAAGCCCCTGGAGTAAAATAACAGGACATACTATATTAttagtaaaaacacaatattaaaGTGGAGACAAACAGCCAAACAAGTTGTAAtgaattagaataaaaataataaaagctatGAAGTAATACAATACATAGACAACAGGCCTGGGTGCCCTCAATGCAGCcctgaaacaaatgaaatttACATACCTTAAAATCAATGAaatattaatgtaaaataaaatatgttcaataaaaaatgcAGACAGTTTATATTAGGGTTTGCATTTCATATAGGCAACAAGCCcaaattgtgtttatttctgcatGTTGAGAAAAAGTGAGATTGCATCAACGTGATCATTGTTGGCGCTGAGTAGTAGTCCTGTTGTGttacaaaatttaaaaggtttttccaAGACAAGGAGGAGCAGATGAGACAAGAGGAGGTGGAAGAGGAGTTGAACCAGATCGGTGGAGAAAAGGGATCTTCGTCCCGATTCATTCAGTGAGTCTAAactttttttacccacttttccctgcagggtcacaggaagctggtgtctatctccagcggtcattgggCAAAAGGCAAAGTAGAGTCTGAAACGCtcgagttttattttattaatgttgttGTCTAAAgcttttcctccattttttGATATTGAGAAATG
It encodes:
- the si:dkey-114l24.2 gene encoding uncharacterized protein si:dkey-114l24.2, which encodes MIWSLCLLCVAGGLSAVHAGPIRKTGRMEDKAAPQEEVNVLMFGVIQLSESLSYVFETTEAKMKKISQTLKAHEDTLQKLGKQTEQAAETEQQIKEVVQLLQAQMAKQQAQTQMTKNQLNSIEKDEEELKTKVKRLEMYLNNSALDSIKELKDRAEEHSNILQGLQLLTHFQKENLKNQNEQLSKLQKMRGAMA